A genomic stretch from Festucalex cinctus isolate MCC-2025b chromosome 13, RoL_Fcin_1.0, whole genome shotgun sequence includes:
- the gemin4 gene encoding gem-associated protein 4: MIMDKDWAILQGSFLLAEKLCLPSSLSSLQKCDWPKVCDPVLAAVREICGEEAVVGHLKSKATSWRKQLVCAVWLKLLSKEHGEDVEEAWKESPFFLMQNSLPEVNYTLLIELLKSLSAVDIFAHVLLCLPLHQMCSELERLSEHLKSNPVGDDDVHFFLELWWQLWKDRDLQFAEGQESIEILFANQFARLTPQPASLTHHASKRLKLDSSVLSDNTDVLDILLNTLTDMKDVISKPEHCFNALSNCLDALYTTFLMDHSVVLPIEDKVEFLSKAMSIREKNGDKLSLELIQEAQRDLRASSSPSQFQASRLSLREALKSVSELTHLWQNRDLLKVCSSSPVSYAAFKLQQSVLRMLATLKQVNMTGEEEAAKNKLCRLLAEMAFPVVESLSEVRMSVAVTIISHRLQDFDDVAVLFASEKSWVACDEQWLECLEKNQAAFQWCDALTQLVSTLTSQLHGENLAVSRGRRLLKVVTAVFTALSLEDKNKTLAAVLKSSSKGFFGCSGSSALVASFEQELNMAFNCIIQGGGGAPTADGNLSTAVSLVARVAFQNPEATLRSCCHSAVVNKGAFALMSNILKQLPGLACWTENKDERDGRRNPTRLLCRCLQEVVSSKALSDNEKEQFVKFVALLMLPVATGEGEKEVLLSPQELVNTFVLPNLTLAGNNSVDLTLSLQLLHAALCVDAQEVATSSSTHWLLDCSPFPLLFVLAQMHDQALRCWDQAPEGAVHRWSMESKELLTSVLVTLAQVVSAQVEAAPSRWSRALFWLRDKMKGLDWTVYFHLKPVWGGHFKNEVPSSLLAVCDLPEQDWSGLNLPQYGHGTGLLAWMECCALSDALRSTMLSRLALDQRQSEHVSMFSKGLLVALAQTMPWCSVPQWGRLLGALKELITSRRLHVPFSLEYVEFLPLLDLRTFSYELCLSVLMLRVLQLLCGSSCSDWLTGDGWAHVARLYAHAVKEVMNSLRAKLALPASAALTISPQVQDAPPNVSDVSCAAVKMSQDCLKYFREGAQDVEQVPSQEVLFVLSQIFCHVQHVQVMMPGGQNEPLFLSSLEILSHYQAIVGTFPDSSSPLESENTKHFFCTITDNLDNKEIKSVLQQKIAQLAL, encoded by the exons ACTGGGCCATTCTTCAGGGATCTTTCCTCCTGGCTGAAAAGTTGTGTCTTCCATCATCCCTGAGCTCCCTCCAGAAATGTGACTGGCCCAAGGTGTGCGATCCAGTCCTGGCCGCCGTGAGGGAAATCTGTGGCGAGGAGGCTGTTGTCGGCCATCTCAAAAGCAAGGCTACCTCCTGGAGGAAACAATTAGTTTGTGCTGTGTGGTTGAAGTTGTTGAGCAAGGAACATGGAGAGGATGTGGAAGAGGCATGGAAGGAGAGCCCGTTTTTCCTTATGCAGAACTCCCTCCCAGAAGTCAACTACACTCTCCTGATAGAGTTGCTCAAATCCTTGTCAGCTGTAGACATATTTGCTCATGTTCTACTGTGTCTTCCGCTGCATCAAATGTGTTCTGAGCTGGAGCGGTTGTCGGAGCATTTGAAGAGCAACCCTGTGGGGGACGATGACGTCCACTTTTTTCTTGAGTTGTGGTGGCAACTGTGGAAAGACAGAGATCTGCAGTTCGCAGAGGGACAGGAAAGTATTGAAATTTTGTTTGCAAACCAGTTTGCTCGTCTTACTCCTCAGCCTGCTAGTTTGACTCATCACGCTTCCAAGAGGCTGAAACTGGATTCATCAGTGTTATCGGACAACACTGACGTCCTAGACATTCTCCTTAACACGCTCACAGATATGAAAGATGTCATATCTAAACCGGAGCACTGCTTCAATGCGCTCTCAAATTGTCTTGACGCTCTTTACACAACTTTTCTCATGGATCATTCAGTTGTACTTCCAATCGAAGACAAGGTGGAGTTTCTATCTAAAGCCATGAGCATTAGAGAGAAGAACGGTGACAAGCTGAGTTTGGAGCTTATACAGGAGGCTCAGCGAGACCTCAGAGCCTCTTCCAGTCCATCCCAGTTTCAGGCCAGCAGACTGAGTCTTCGTGAAGCCTTAAAAAGTGTGTCAGAGCTCACCCATTTGTGGCAAAACCGCGACTTGCTGAAAGTGTGTAGCAGCTCCCCTGTCAGCTACGCCGCTTTCAAACTACAGCAAAGTGTCCTCAGAATGCTGGCAACTCTCAAACAAGTCAACATGAcaggagaagaagaagctgCGAAGAATAAGCTCTGCCGTTTACTGGCAGAAATGGCTTTCCCCGTTGTAGAGAGTTTGTCTGAGGTTCGTATGAGTGTTGCCGTGACCATCATCAGTCACCGGCTGCAGGACTTTGACGACGTCGCCGTGTTGTTTGCTAGCGAGAAGAGCTGGGTGGCCTGTGATGAGCAGTGGCTGGAGTGCCTTGAAAAGAACCAAGCGGCCTTCCAGTGGTGCGACGCGCTCACCCAACTGGTCTCCACCCTCACAAGTCAACTCCACGGCGAGAACTTGGCTGTGAGCCGGGGCAGGAGGCTGCTCAAAGTTGTCACGGCCGTCTTCACCGCCCTCTCCTtggaagacaaaaataaaactttggCTGCTGTCCTTAAATCATCCAGCAAGGGCTTCTTCGGATGCTCGGGCAGCTCCGCTCTGGTTGCCAGCTTTGAGCAGGAGCTCAACATGGCTTTCAATTGCATCATCCAGGGAGGAGGCGGGGCTCCGACGGCGGACGGCAACCTCAGCACGGCGGTGTCTTTGGTCGCCAGAGTTGCCTTCCAGAACCCCGAGGCGACTTTGAGATCCTGCTGCCATTCTGCCGTCGTCAATAAAGGGGCGTTCGCTCTCATGAGCAACATCCTGAAGCAGTTGCCCGGACTGGCATGTTGGACGGAAAACAAAGACGAACGCGACGGGAGACGAAATCCAACACGGTTGCTCTGCAGGTGTCTACAGGAAGTCGTAAGCAGCAAAGCACTCTCAGATAATGAAAAGGAACAGTTCGTCAAGTTTGTGGCTCTGTTGATGCTGCCAGTGGCGACAGGTGAAGGAGAAAAAGAAGTCCTTCTGTCACCTCAGGAGCTCGTCAACACTTTCGTTCTGCCTAACCTCACCCTCGCAG GCAACAACTCTGTTGATCTCACTTTAAGCCTGCAACTGCTCCATGCTGCCTTATGTGTGGATGCTCAGGAAGTGGCCACCTCGTCCTCAACCCACTGGCTGCTGGATTGCTCACCCTTTCCTTTGCTCTTCGTCTTGGCTCAGATGCACGACCAGGCCCTCAG GTGTTGGGATCAAGCACCCGAGGGTGCTGTCCACCGTTGGTCCATGGAAagcaaagagctgctgaccTCAGTGCTGGTCACCCTGGCACAGGTGGTCAGCGCCCAGGTGGAAGCCGCCCCAAGTCGCTGGTCCAGAGCGCTCTTCTGGCTCCGCGATAAGATGAAGGGACTGGACTGGACGGTTTACTTCCACTTGAAACCCGTGTGGGGTGGACACTTCAAAAACGAAGTTCCCTCGTCTCTCTTGGCAGTGTGTGATCTTCCTGAGCAG GATTGGTCGGGTCTGAACCTGCCCCAGTACGGACATGGTACGGGCCTTTTGGCGTGGATGGAGTGCTGCGCGTTGTCCGACGCCCTTCGGTCTACCATGTTGTCTCGTCTGGCTCTGGACCAGCGCCAGTCAGAGCACGTCAGCATGTTCAGCAAAGGCCTGCTGGTGGCGCTAGCCCAGACCATGCCGTGGTGCTCCGTCCCCCAATGGGGCAGGTTGCTCGGAGCCTTGAAGGAGCTGATCACCTCCCGTCGCCTCCATGTGCCGTTCTCGCTGGAGTACGTGGAATTCCTGCCCCTTCTGGATTTGAGGACGTTTTCCTATGAACTCTGCCTGTCGGTCCTCATGCTCCGAGTCCTGCAGCTGCTCTGCGGATCCAGCTGTTCTGATTGGCTGACGGGAGACGGCTGGGCTCACGTTGCCAGATTATATGCCCACGCGGTGAAGGAGGTAATGAACTCGCTGAGGGCCAAATTAGCCCTACCCGCATCGGCCGCTCTGACGATCTCGCCTCAAGTACAGGACGCGCCACCGAATGTCTCCGACGTATCCTGCGCAGCAGTCAAAATGTCCCAGGACtgtttgaagtatttccgaGAAGGTGCGCAGGATGTCGAGCAAGTTCCCAGTCAGGAGGTCCTTTTCGTTCTCAGTCAGATCTTCTGTCATGTTCAACACGTCCAG GTGATGATGCCAGGAGGCCAGAATGAACCGCTCTTCCTGTCCAGCCTGGAGATCCTCAGTCATTACCAGGCCATCGTG